In Candidatus Manganitrophus morganii, the genomic window CGGTCGCTGATGGGCGGCGAGCGCCGTCTCGAAGCATCCCTTGTCGTCCATCGCAAGGTATTTCGAATAATATTCCTCTTTGCTGAGGGTGATCCCCTCTTCCTGCAAGATCTGTTGTAGCGCTTTCATGTGTTGCGGCTCGCTGTCGACGATCACCCCGTCGCAATCAAAAATAATCGCTTTTAACATGGCTCTCCTCAAAAAAGTTGTCTTAGCATAAAGAAAGAGACCGGAGAGATCAAGCCCTTTTGAAGGGTCAGGAAGTTTGGGATTGCGGCGTCGATCTTCTTGGAGGAGGGTGTTCCCGCTCCGCCTGGCGGATCGCCTGGATTCTCTGCAGGATCGGAGGATGAGAATCATTGAGGAGCACATGGAGCGGATGCGGCGTCAGGTTGGAGAGATGATCGACCGCCAGCTTCTTCAACGCGCCAATCATCGCCTCCGGCTGTTCAAATGTATCGGCCGCGAAGCGGTCGGCCTCGTATTCGTTCCTTCGGGACAGAGCTTGTAGAAAGATAGACAGGATCGACTCGACCGGGGTGAAGAGAAGGCTGAAGAAAACCAGCCCCGCATAGATCGACGGCTGCTCCATGTAGAAGGCTTCATAAAGTCCAGGCCGGTAGAGAAAGATGGAGAGGAGGAAGAACATCAGCCCTGCATGCGCAATGGAAAGGGCCATTCCCAGGAGAATGTGCTTTTTCTTATAATGCCCGATTTCATGCGCTAAGATAGCGACCAGCTCCGGAACCGTCTGCTTCGCAATCAAGGTATCGAAGAGGGCGATCCGCTTGTGTCGGCCGAAGCCGGAAAAGAAAGCGTTTGCTTTGGTGGAGCGGCGCGATCCGTCGATCACGTAGATCTGCTCCACCGGAAAATCGACCGAACGGGCATAGGAGAGAATCCGCTCCTTCAGCTCCCCCTCTCCGAGCGGGGTGAACTTGTTGAAGATCGGCATAATCCAGGTGGGGGCGATGAATTGGACGAAGAAGACGAAGAGGGTAAAGGCGGCCCAGGCATAAAGCCAGGCGAACTCCCCGGCGAAGTGGAAGAAAAAGAGAATGCCGGCGAGAAGCGGCCCCCCGAGCAGCAGGCCAAGCACCGTCCCCTTGATCAAATCGGCAACGAAGGTCGCCGGCGTCATCTTGTTAAAGCCGAACCGTTCCTCGATGACGAAGGTGTCATAAATCTGGAAGGGAAGCGACAGAAGGCTTCTCAGGAAAACCAAAATGCCGATATAGGCGAGGCCCGTTACGATCGGACCGAACCCCCAACTCCGGACCCATAAGTCGATGAGATTGAATCCGCCGGAGAACCAGAAGGCGAGAAGGGCGATCAAGCCGACGGTCGCGGTGAGAATCCCGAATCGCGTCTTCACACGGAGAT contains:
- a CDS encoding M48 family metallopeptidase; translated protein: MNLYGIIILAALLLDYILNLAADLLNLKAMRRELPEEFQGVYDPEAYRKSQEYLRVKTRFGILTATVGLIALLAFWFSGGFNLIDLWVRSWGFGPIVTGLAYIGILVFLRSLLSLPFQIYDTFVIEERFGFNKMTPATFVADLIKGTVLGLLLGGPLLAGILFFFHFAGEFAWLYAWAAFTLFVFFVQFIAPTWIMPIFNKFTPLGEGELKERILSYARSVDFPVEQIYVIDGSRRSTKANAFFSGFGRHKRIALFDTLIAKQTVPELVAILAHEIGHYKKKHILLGMALSIAHAGLMFFLLSIFLYRPGLYEAFYMEQPSIYAGLVFFSLLFTPVESILSIFLQALSRRNEYEADRFAADTFEQPEAMIGALKKLAVDHLSNLTPHPLHVLLNDSHPPILQRIQAIRQAEREHPPPRRSTPQSQTS